Part of the Pseudomonadota bacterium genome is shown below.
TTTTTCTATATATAATAGCCTGATTATTTAATTAATAACTATTACTATTTATAGCATTTTTTTAATTAGCTTCGTATGCATCAAAATTATCTATCCCTAATATGTCTGTATCATCTCTTTGTTTAAAACTTTACCCTAATATATAATATTTATCTTGGTATTTATATATGTTATGCGTTTTAATTCCTTATACCACCATGCCTTTATACTTAAAATTTGTTCTTTGAAGCTTTAACCTTGTACCTTGCAGTGTCGGTTTTCTTTGCAATTTTTGAAAGTGATTTGATAAATTTAATATTTAATCAAATAGCGTTTTTCGGTCTCTTTTATTATCATTAATCAATTCAAACTATTAGAAATATCAGACACCGCATATACAACCAAATCATTCTTTGGTATATTTTTTGCTTAACTTATTATTAACATTTGAATATTAACATAACCTTGTTTAACAATTTTGCGGAAAAAATAATATGAAAAAAATATTTTATATTTCAGTAGTGTTTTTGCTGGTCACCATATTCAGCAACAGTGCTTATGCATTACCGGAACTTCAATTATACATTGAAGGATCAATATACGATAGCACAACTGAGACATGGGCTATTGAAACAGCGGATTCTATAAAATTATGGGTTGTTGGTAATGGTGCTAAAGGTACCATTTACGATGTAAAGCTAGCTTTGGCTTATTCTTCAGGACTTACACCTACATTTAGTTTTAATAGTATGACTACTGAAAATTATAGTGGTTTTACTGATCCATCAACTCCGGGCTCTGCTGTATGGTCAAAAACTGTTACAGATGGTACATTACCAATATTAGGAGATGGAACTACCTTGCCAGATCATGGCATTTACGGAGATATGACCTGGTGGCAGGAATTTAAATTGGGCGATTTTAGCTTAAATGATTCATATATAGCTGACTTTGAAAATAATCTTCCTGCGCCCATAGCTCAAACTGGTCAGATTAATGTTTATGAAATTTCGATATTGGGAGTTCCCATAGGAACAACTGTGCATTTCGATGCTTATGATCATTATCTATGTGGTAACAAGGCTAAATATAAATTTGCTCCTTTCTCACACGACGCTGAAACAACACAGGTCCCCGAACCAGCTACATTACTCCTTCTCGGCTTTGGCCTTGTTGGTCTGGCAGGTGTAAGCAGAAAATTAAAAAAATAGATTAAAAGTTTAGTCGGTTGAAAACGGTTGACGGTTCACAGTTCACGGTTGAAAGCAAAAGAAAATTAAAAAAATAATTCAAGAATAAAAAAGGCAGAGTCGAAGCAGGCTCTGCCTTTTTTATTTCCATTGTTTATCTTTCGCATAGTTCCCAGAGTTACAGAGTTATTTTAAAATTGTTATTTATCTCCGTGTTCTCTGTGTGCTCTGCGAGAGCATTAATTTCTAAAACCGGCAACCGTAAACTGTCAACCGGAAACCGTTTTCAAATCCTGCTTTCATAAAATTCTTGAAATATATAACCAAAGAGCTTATTGATATAATAATTTATATCAACTAACAAACTAAACTAATAAAGGTGAATTATGACAAAACTGCAATGGAACAACCCCCCTGAAATGCAAATTGATCCGTCAAAAACTTATAAGGCGGTTATGGAAACATCTAAAGGCGTTATCGAGATTGAACTTTATCCGCAATACGCTCCTAAAACGGTAAACAACTTTGTATTTTTAGCCGGCCAGAGCTATTATGACGGTATAGTATTTCACAGAGTGATAGACTCTTTTATGGTTCAGGGCGGAGATCCTACCGGCACAGGTATGGGCGGTCCGGGATACAATTTTGAAGATGAATTTAAAGATAATCCGTTAAAGCATGAATCTAAAGTATTATCCATGGCAAATGCCGGACCAAACACGAACGGAAGCCAGTTTTTTATTACCCATTGCCCTCAGCCGCATTTAAACGGAAGACATACGGTATTTGGTAAGGTAACATCAGGACAGGATGTTGTTGATAAGATACGCCAGGGTGATAAAATAGAAAAGTTAACAACAAGCGAGATTTCGGATAAACAGTAAAGCGTCTTTTATCTTTTTTTCTCCAAAAACACAGATTCCGTTTCTTTCAAAAAGAGCGGCAGTAACTCCTTTGCCGCTCTTAAGAGTTTTTGTAAAGGTTCCGTCGTAGATAAATGTACTTCCGCATGAAGGGCTTTTTTCTTTTAATACTGCTACCCTGATATTATTAATTGCTGCCGTTTCAAGTGCTTTTTGCGCTCCTTTTATAAAAAAAGCCGTAAAATCATCACCTTTTACAGTTTTCACACTTGCTTTTCCGTCAAGAACACAAAAACCGTCTTTACAGGTTATCTCAGATGCTGGCCTGGGCACAGGCAGGCCCCCCGCCACTTCAGGACAAAAAGGTATTATAGTCGCTATTGATTTTAGCTTATCGATAATTTTGTTTGGTAAAGGAAGAACAAGCCCGTCATAGCGGGTTTGTTCTCCGATAAGGCAGGCGCTTACTAAAATATTTTGCATAGTTTTTTCGGCGGTATGTAATATCAAACGATCCTCGATATCATACCGTTTCTCTTCCTTCGACATTCATTCCCCCTTAAAAAAGGGGGATTAAGGGGGTTGTTCACTTGTTCTATATTTGATATTCAAATTACTTTCATATAGTTGTTATAGATTAACTTAGCGCTTATGAGTCTAAAACCCCATCAGGGTGTTTCAACACCTGTAGTAGGGCGGGGTTTTATACCCCGCCATGCCAAAGATGGTGTCATTATGCTTAATAACGGTAATAGTCAGGCTTGAAAGGCCCTTTTACAGAAATACCAAGATAATCCGCCTGAGCTTTGTTAAGTTTTGTAAGTTTTGCTCCAAGCCGCGCAAGATGCAGACGGGCCACTTCTTCATCAAGTGTTTTTGGAAGAGTATATACTTTCTTTTCATATTTTTCGGTTGCAAGAGCAATTTGTGCAAGACACTGGTTTGTAAAACTGTTGCTCATAACAAAGCTTGGATGGCCGGTTGCGCAACCAAGATTTACAAGTCTTCCTTCTGCAAGCAAAATTATTGAACGGCCGGATTTTAATATCCACCTGTCCACCTGAGGTTTAATAGTAATCTTTTTACACTTCGGTGTGTTTATAAGATAACTGGTCTGAATTTCACTGTCGAAATGGCCTATATTACAAATTATGGCTTCATCTTTCATCTTTTCCATATGCTCACCGGTTATGACATCACAACAGCCTGTGGCAGTAACAAATATATCGGCTACAGACGCAATATCTTTCATTGTCGAGACTTCATAGCCTTCCATTGCTGCCTGAAGAGCACATATCGGGTCGATTTCTGTAATTACTACCCTAGCTCCAAAACCGCGCATTGACTGGGCACATCCTTTTCCCACATCACCATATCCGCAGATTACTACCATTTTACCTGCAATCATAATATCTGTTGCGCGTTTTAATCCGTCTGCAAGCGACTCCCTGCATCCATACAGGTTATCAAATTTGGATTTTGTCACAGAATCATTCACATTAAAAGCAGGAAAGAGAAGCTGGTTGTTTTTTGCAAGACTATAAAGTCTGTGGACACCTGTAGTAGTTTCCTCGGAAACACCTCGTATGCCGGATGCGATTTTTGTCCAGAATCCAGGATCTCTTTTATAACTGTCTTTAAGCCTTGCGATAAGACATTGCATATCAGGACTGTCATACTTTTTGTCAAGCAGCGAAGGATCGTTTTCAACCATAACACCGTGATGAATATATAGAGTAGCATCACCACCATCATCCACTATCAAGTCCGGCCCTGAACCATCCGGCCATATAAGCGCTTGTTCTGTACACCACCAAAAATCTTCAAGCGTTTCGCCCTTCCATGCAAATACTGCTGCAGATCCTTTTTTTGCTATAGCAGCGGCTGCATGATCCTGAGTAGAAAATATATTACACGTAGCCCAGCGAATATTTGCACCAAGAGCTTTTAAGGTGTCAATCAGCATGGCGGTCTGAATAGTCATGTGAAGGCTCCCCATTACTTTCATACCTTTTAGAGGTTTTTGGGGACCATATTTTTCGCGAACCGCCATAAGCCCCGGCATTTCCCTTTCAGATAATTCCATTTCTTTAATGCCTAAACCGGCAAGTGAAATATCTGCTACTTTATAGGGCAGTGAAAGATCAAGGTTTGGTGCGTTCATATTTTTTTTCTTTTTAACCGGAACAAGCATTTTATACTCCTGTCTGTAATGTTTTATAATCCTGCCTTTTCTTTCAGCACATCAGCCATGTTGGTTTTTTCCCAGGAAAATTCAGGTTCATTTCTGCCAAAATGTCCGTAGGCTGCGGTTTTCTTGTATATAGGCCGCAACAGGTCAAGATATTCAATTATTGCAGCAGGCCGTAAATCGAAAACCTCATTTACTATCTCTTTTACTCGTTTTCTGGGAACAACTCCCGTACCTTTAAAATCAAGCATTATTGATATGGGATTTGCAACACCGATTGCATATGCAACCTGTATTTCGCATTTTTTTGCAATGCCTGCTGCTACTATATTTTTTGCAATGTGCCTGCCCATATATGAAGCACTTCTATCTACCTTGGACGGGTCTTTGCCTGAAAAGCATCCGCCTCCATGACTTCCCTGCCCCCCGTAGGTATCAACTATAATCTTACGGCCGGTGAGCCCGCAATCTGCCATTGGGCCGCCTAAGACAAACTTTCCGG
Proteins encoded:
- a CDS encoding choice-of-anchor N protein, translating into MKKIFYISVVFLLVTIFSNSAYALPELQLYIEGSIYDSTTETWAIETADSIKLWVVGNGAKGTIYDVKLALAYSSGLTPTFSFNSMTTENYSGFTDPSTPGSAVWSKTVTDGTLPILGDGTTLPDHGIYGDMTWWQEFKLGDFSLNDSYIADFENNLPAPIAQTGQINVYEISILGVPIGTTVHFDAYDHYLCGNKAKYKFAPFSHDAETTQVPEPATLLLLGFGLVGLAGVSRKLKK
- a CDS encoding peptidylprolyl isomerase gives rise to the protein MTKLQWNNPPEMQIDPSKTYKAVMETSKGVIEIELYPQYAPKTVNNFVFLAGQSYYDGIVFHRVIDSFMVQGGDPTGTGMGGPGYNFEDEFKDNPLKHESKVLSMANAGPNTNGSQFFITHCPQPHLNGRHTVFGKVTSGQDVVDKIRQGDKIEKLTTSEISDKQ
- a CDS encoding DUF523 domain-containing protein, with translation MQNILVSACLIGEQTRYDGLVLPLPNKIIDKLKSIATIIPFCPEVAGGLPVPRPASEITCKDGFCVLDGKASVKTVKGDDFTAFFIKGAQKALETAAINNIRVAVLKEKSPSCGSTFIYDGTFTKTLKSGKGVTAALFERNGICVFGEKKIKDALLFIRNLACC
- the ahcY gene encoding adenosylhomocysteinase: MNAPNLDLSLPYKVADISLAGLGIKEMELSEREMPGLMAVREKYGPQKPLKGMKVMGSLHMTIQTAMLIDTLKALGANIRWATCNIFSTQDHAAAAIAKKGSAAVFAWKGETLEDFWWCTEQALIWPDGSGPDLIVDDGGDATLYIHHGVMVENDPSLLDKKYDSPDMQCLIARLKDSYKRDPGFWTKIASGIRGVSEETTTGVHRLYSLAKNNQLLFPAFNVNDSVTKSKFDNLYGCRESLADGLKRATDIMIAGKMVVICGYGDVGKGCAQSMRGFGARVVITEIDPICALQAAMEGYEVSTMKDIASVADIFVTATGCCDVITGEHMEKMKDEAIICNIGHFDSEIQTSYLINTPKCKKITIKPQVDRWILKSGRSIILLAEGRLVNLGCATGHPSFVMSNSFTNQCLAQIALATEKYEKKVYTLPKTLDEEVARLHLARLGAKLTKLNKAQADYLGISVKGPFKPDYYRY